The following proteins are encoded in a genomic region of Lactiplantibacillus plantarum:
- the rbsU gene encoding ribose/proton symporter RbsU — translation MNTTALLIGLGPLLGWGLYPTIASKIGGRPVNQILGSTIGTLIFALIYAWVQGIAFPSGMNLWFSILSGIGWASAQIVTFKVFTMVGSSRAMPITTAFQLLGASLWGVFALGDWPGAMDKVLGGLALVGIIIGAWLTVWSEHKDAGNARTLRQAVIWLAVGEIGYWAYSAAPQATNIGGEEAFVPQAIGMVIVSIVYALFLASRGEKLALVEGVSYTHIISGFFFAFAALTYLISAQPNMNGLATGFILSQTSVVLATLTGIWFLGQKKTTKEMWVTIGGLILIIAAAAVTVTI, via the coding sequence ATGAATACTACCGCTTTACTAATTGGCTTAGGGCCGTTACTTGGTTGGGGACTTTACCCCACGATTGCGTCGAAAATTGGTGGTCGGCCTGTTAATCAGATCTTGGGTTCAACTATTGGAACGTTAATCTTTGCGCTGATTTATGCATGGGTGCAAGGGATTGCTTTTCCAAGCGGCATGAATCTCTGGTTTTCAATTCTATCAGGGATCGGTTGGGCAAGTGCCCAAATCGTGACATTTAAAGTGTTTACGATGGTTGGTTCTTCACGAGCAATGCCAATTACGACGGCCTTCCAGCTGTTGGGCGCATCACTGTGGGGCGTCTTCGCCTTAGGTGACTGGCCTGGGGCAATGGACAAGGTCTTGGGTGGCCTAGCCTTAGTTGGAATTATCATTGGTGCCTGGCTAACAGTGTGGTCTGAACATAAGGATGCAGGTAACGCCCGGACCTTACGCCAAGCTGTTATCTGGTTAGCAGTTGGTGAAATCGGGTACTGGGCTTATTCGGCTGCGCCCCAAGCAACCAATATTGGTGGGGAGGAAGCCTTCGTTCCCCAAGCAATTGGGATGGTTATTGTTTCGATCGTATATGCCCTGTTCTTAGCATCACGAGGTGAAAAGTTAGCCCTCGTTGAAGGGGTGTCATACACGCACATCATCTCAGGTTTCTTCTTCGCGTTTGCGGCGTTGACTTACTTAATCTCTGCGCAACCAAATATGAACGGATTAGCAACCGGCTTTATTCTTTCACAAACCTCCGTTGTATTGGCAACGTTAACCGGTATTTGGTTCTTAGGCCAAAAGAAGACTACCAAAGAAATGTGGGTCACGATTGGTGGACTGATACTAATTATTGCGGCAGCAGCTGTTACGGTGACGATTTAA
- a CDS encoding SDR family oxidoreductase — MNNSWINISGKVYVVTGGSSGIGKAIVTELLNNGAIVYNADLNQGDQQNDNLHFVETNVTDAEAVNRLVLKVVDEQGKIDGLVNNAGINLPRLLADAKDPHGKYEFAESDFAKMFAVNVKSVFLVSQAVTHQFEKQQYGVIVNMSSEAGLEGSQGQSVYSATKGAINGFTRSWAKELGEHNIRVVGVAPGIMEATGLRTRSYEEALAYTRHKTVDDIRAGYKSTSTTPLGRSGKLSEVADAVNYLLSERASYITGVTINVAGGKSRG; from the coding sequence ATGAATAATTCATGGATTAATATTTCGGGTAAGGTATACGTTGTTACTGGGGGCTCATCCGGTATTGGTAAAGCAATTGTAACTGAATTATTGAATAACGGGGCGATTGTTTATAATGCTGACCTCAATCAAGGTGATCAGCAAAATGATAATTTACACTTTGTTGAAACCAATGTCACAGATGCGGAAGCGGTTAATCGGCTGGTCTTAAAGGTTGTTGATGAACAAGGAAAAATTGACGGGCTTGTAAATAATGCTGGTATCAATTTGCCACGTTTATTGGCTGACGCCAAGGATCCTCACGGTAAGTATGAATTTGCAGAATCGGATTTTGCGAAAATGTTTGCCGTGAACGTGAAAAGCGTCTTCCTTGTATCGCAGGCAGTTACCCATCAATTCGAGAAGCAACAGTACGGTGTTATTGTTAATATGTCCTCAGAAGCTGGACTTGAAGGTTCACAAGGACAGAGTGTTTATTCAGCAACTAAGGGAGCGATTAATGGGTTCACTCGTTCGTGGGCTAAAGAATTAGGTGAACATAATATTCGGGTCGTTGGTGTCGCGCCAGGTATTATGGAAGCTACTGGGCTAAGAACACGCTCTTATGAAGAGGCGTTAGCTTATACCCGGCATAAAACTGTTGATGACATTCGGGCAGGCTATAAGAGTACGTCAACCACACCTCTTGGTCGGAGTGGCAAACTATCAGAAGTTGCGGATGCAGTTAACTATTTACTATCAGAACGTGCCAGTTACATTACCGGGGTTACGATTAACGTTGCGGGAGGCAAGAGTCGTGGTTAA
- a CDS encoding BglG family transcription antiterminator, giving the protein MDRQSFEILNFFINNDALTLRELQSHFSVSRVTITKNIRAINDYLVGIAKINVNQAKFYLVINNYSAMAKLQTNFLKKDLDFNDPSKRQATILKELLQQITDYVILDDLAESLAVSRGTINKDLKALKQQLDYYQVRIETKTNRGIHLAVEHDYMYAVITRTLVGKYYELEATWDKATDVKLLNLVKKLDHNNDTVTMVKRNIAVINWLRKYNIQINDRINNYHPLLSDVTMACLRNLVTEIIGSSLSTSEWEFISYPLNIRKLPKDDNQLVQVGLVEVEDLMQSVFPILKQKLDVNLDFKRLLMELRYHLLFLINRAIFDVKSEGFISVDMLSKYPVSTELAQLTLSTIATKLNIRIRSQEVGYLTVYFQMELEEYMAAPIIHRVALVEPINTSMKKFISEKLKEMLDDDLQIDVFNSISEWEQSPEKYLLIFSNSFLTDNELINHAPIIRLNSIFNQGTLRERLQISLVDEAVNQGQCRFDVTQFDEQETYVTGVKKLINQEIQHGQLTPDFMQAWLNREQQSSSIFGDGVALPHVIDKSGLNRILVTVGVFEKPVVFDNQKVNVVFLVAIPYKLDATLSKILAQVYDLIRSITANSNIYNNLKNYDENQGLNQLMEAI; this is encoded by the coding sequence ATGGATAGGCAAAGTTTTGAAATATTAAACTTTTTTATTAATAATGATGCATTGACACTAAGAGAATTACAATCCCATTTTTCTGTTTCGAGAGTCACAATTACCAAGAATATTCGTGCAATCAATGATTATTTGGTGGGTATTGCAAAAATCAACGTTAATCAAGCCAAGTTTTACCTAGTTATCAATAATTATTCTGCCATGGCTAAGCTACAAACTAATTTTTTGAAAAAGGATTTAGATTTCAATGATCCCTCAAAGCGACAAGCAACGATTTTAAAAGAATTGTTACAGCAAATCACGGATTACGTTATTCTGGATGATTTGGCAGAATCATTGGCTGTGAGTCGTGGCACTATCAATAAGGATTTAAAAGCGCTCAAACAACAGCTTGATTATTACCAAGTCAGAATTGAGACAAAAACTAATCGTGGGATTCATTTAGCGGTTGAACATGATTATATGTATGCAGTAATTACACGAACTTTAGTCGGGAAATACTACGAACTGGAAGCAACCTGGGATAAAGCGACAGATGTCAAATTGCTTAATCTTGTTAAAAAACTTGATCATAATAATGATACTGTGACCATGGTTAAAAGAAATATTGCAGTTATTAATTGGTTACGTAAATATAACATTCAAATCAATGATCGTATTAATAACTATCATCCACTTCTTAGTGATGTAACGATGGCGTGCTTGCGGAATCTAGTTACTGAGATAATTGGTAGCTCGTTAAGCACTAGCGAATGGGAGTTTATTTCATACCCATTAAACATTAGAAAGCTACCGAAGGATGATAATCAGTTAGTTCAAGTGGGATTGGTCGAAGTTGAGGATTTAATGCAGTCGGTTTTTCCAATCCTTAAGCAAAAATTAGATGTGAATTTGGACTTTAAACGGCTGTTGATGGAGTTGCGATATCATTTATTATTTCTCATTAATCGGGCTATTTTTGATGTCAAGTCAGAAGGATTTATCTCGGTAGACATGTTAAGTAAGTATCCAGTTTCAACGGAGTTAGCGCAATTAACATTATCAACCATTGCCACTAAATTGAATATTCGGATTCGTTCCCAGGAGGTTGGTTATTTAACAGTCTATTTTCAGATGGAGCTTGAAGAATACATGGCAGCGCCAATTATTCATCGGGTTGCACTAGTTGAGCCCATTAATACTAGTATGAAAAAGTTTATTTCCGAGAAATTGAAAGAAATGTTAGATGATGATTTGCAGATTGATGTTTTTAACTCAATTAGTGAATGGGAGCAGAGTCCAGAAAAATATTTACTGATTTTTTCTAACAGTTTTTTAACAGATAATGAATTAATTAACCACGCGCCTATTATTCGGTTGAATTCTATTTTTAATCAAGGAACGTTACGTGAACGTCTTCAAATTTCGTTGGTTGATGAAGCTGTTAATCAGGGGCAGTGTCGATTTGATGTCACGCAGTTTGATGAACAGGAGACCTACGTCACTGGAGTGAAAAAATTAATTAATCAAGAGATACAACATGGTCAACTGACACCAGATTTTATGCAAGCTTGGCTTAATCGAGAGCAACAATCGAGTAGTATTTTTGGTGATGGGGTTGCATTGCCACACGTTATTGATAAATCTGGACTAAATCGAATCCTTGTAACAGTAGGAGTGTTTGAAAAACCGGTAGTATTCGATAATCAAAAGGTAAACGTGGTTTTTTTGGTCGCAATTCCGTATAAACTAGATGCAACATTAAGCAAAATATTAGCACAAGTATACGATCTAATTCGCAGTATCACAGCTAACAGCAATATTTATAATAACTTGAAAAATTATGATGAAAATCAAGGATTAAATCAGTTGATGGAGGCGATTTAA
- a CDS encoding transcriptional regulator GutM, protein MLIYFGVILVSAFLLQGFLGLRQIKNFSKTFHQLRVLAPVAIGKNPKKLRSGTLILLAIKDDGTILEAQMMKGVTIFAKFRELHQLRQKNIAEIAASYQQLKQFDKLTRVCLLDAYKNYLNYKANQLTPQDFDGSVKIWSLPMIEKLKSIYYKGLASLRKKQVNVKEH, encoded by the coding sequence ATGTTAATTTATTTTGGCGTGATCCTAGTCAGTGCGTTTCTATTACAAGGTTTCCTTGGACTAAGACAAATTAAGAATTTTTCTAAAACCTTTCATCAATTACGAGTGTTAGCGCCAGTAGCAATTGGCAAAAATCCTAAAAAATTACGGTCGGGGACACTAATTCTATTAGCGATAAAGGATGACGGCACGATCTTAGAGGCTCAAATGATGAAGGGGGTTACGATTTTTGCAAAGTTTAGGGAATTGCATCAACTGCGGCAGAAAAATATTGCGGAAATTGCTGCTTCATACCAGCAATTAAAACAATTCGATAAGCTAACGCGAGTTTGTCTATTGGATGCCTATAAGAACTATTTAAATTACAAAGCAAATCAGCTAACGCCACAAGATTTCGATGGTAGTGTCAAAATTTGGAGCCTACCAATGATTGAAAAGCTGAAATCTATTTATTATAAAGGCTTAGCAAGTTTGCGAAAAAAACAAGTGAACGTAAAGGAGCATTAA
- the srlA gene encoding PTS glucitol/sorbitol transporter subunit IIC — protein MKVVTDLASGFMGLFQSGGKTLIGWMTSIIPVVLLLLVLMNAIIAFVGDKKMAKLARASSKNPVTRYLILPFVSAFMLGNPMAHSMGRFLPEYYKPSWYASIAQFCHTSNGVFPHINPSEYFIWLGIAQGVQKLGLNTMDLAIRYLLVGLVMNFIGGWITDFTTAYVCKQQGITLSKKVEFNG, from the coding sequence ATGAAAGTAGTCACAGATTTGGCCTCGGGCTTTATGGGGCTGTTTCAGAGTGGTGGTAAAACATTAATTGGATGGATGACATCAATTATTCCTGTTGTGCTATTGCTGTTAGTCTTGATGAACGCGATTATTGCCTTTGTTGGTGACAAGAAGATGGCCAAGTTGGCCAGAGCTTCGTCAAAGAATCCTGTAACCCGTTATTTAATTTTACCGTTTGTTTCGGCATTTATGCTCGGTAATCCTATGGCGCACTCAATGGGACGGTTCTTGCCAGAATACTATAAACCTAGTTGGTATGCATCGATTGCTCAATTTTGCCACACTAGTAATGGGGTATTCCCACATATCAATCCTTCCGAGTATTTCATTTGGTTAGGGATTGCGCAAGGGGTTCAGAAGTTGGGATTGAATACAATGGATTTGGCGATTCGATATCTATTAGTCGGCCTAGTAATGAACTTTATCGGTGGTTGGATTACTGACTTTACAACAGCCTATGTTTGCAAACAACAAGGGATTACCTTGTCCAAGAAAGTTGAATTTAACGGCTAA
- the srlE gene encoding PTS glucitol/sorbitol transporter subunit IIB — protein MAKEYHSIKVVKGSGGWGGPLIITPTITKHKFVYVTGGNKPAIVDKIAKLTGMEAVDGFKTSIPDEETALAVVDCGGTLRCGIYPKKGIKTINVLPTGKSGPLAQFMNEANYVSNVDVDQIMLVTSEEEQFSDSQNESANQFENVDDDTKFDNTKTLTAQTKNPGILTKIGIGAGRVVSTFNQAAKDAVQTVINTIIPFMAFVALIIGIINGSGIGKVFASIMEPLAGNVWGLMVLGFICSLPFLSPLLGPGAVIGQVIGTLIGVEIGKGNIPPQYALPALFAINTQNGCDFIPVGLGLAEADSKTVEVGVPSVLYSRFINGVPRVFIAWIASFGLYSK, from the coding sequence ATGGCAAAGGAATATCATAGTATCAAAGTTGTTAAAGGCTCTGGTGGCTGGGGCGGCCCGCTAATTATTACACCAACTATCACGAAGCATAAATTTGTTTATGTCACTGGAGGTAATAAACCAGCAATTGTTGATAAGATTGCTAAGTTGACAGGAATGGAAGCTGTTGATGGCTTTAAGACGTCAATTCCTGATGAAGAAACAGCATTAGCGGTTGTAGACTGTGGTGGGACATTAAGGTGTGGAATTTATCCCAAGAAGGGTATCAAAACAATTAACGTATTACCGACTGGTAAGAGCGGTCCCTTAGCGCAATTTATGAATGAAGCTAATTATGTTTCCAATGTAGATGTTGATCAGATTATGTTGGTAACATCTGAGGAGGAGCAATTTTCTGACAGTCAAAATGAAAGCGCTAACCAATTTGAGAATGTAGATGACGATACGAAATTCGATAATACAAAGACACTAACAGCACAAACAAAAAATCCTGGGATCTTAACTAAGATTGGGATTGGTGCTGGGCGAGTCGTTTCGACGTTTAATCAGGCCGCAAAAGATGCTGTTCAAACAGTTATTAATACTATTATTCCATTTATGGCATTTGTGGCATTAATTATTGGGATTATTAATGGCTCTGGAATTGGTAAGGTTTTTGCCAGTATCATGGAGCCGTTAGCAGGCAATGTCTGGGGCTTGATGGTTTTAGGATTTATTTGCTCATTACCATTCTTATCTCCATTGCTTGGGCCAGGCGCAGTTATCGGTCAAGTTATCGGGACCTTGATTGGCGTTGAAATCGGGAAAGGTAATATTCCACCACAGTATGCATTACCAGCATTATTCGCGATTAACACGCAAAATGGTTGTGACTTTATTCCAGTTGGCTTAGGACTAGCTGAGGCTGATTCTAAGACGGTTGAAGTTGGGGTGCCATCAGTGTTATATAGTCGGTTTATCAACGGCGTTCCGCGGGTCTTTATTGCTTGGATTGCAAGTTTTGGATTATATTCAAAATAA
- a CDS encoding PTS glucitol/sorbitol transporter subunit IIA: MMTKERIIFSTKVLEIGAESADFKSIGMAVLFGDEAPDALRPSCFIIEVVPISEQITAGMKLEVDNQVYQITAVGGEVQTNLGRLGHTAISFTGAKEAKLPGTLYVEQGDYPDFKVGSVVRIIAE, encoded by the coding sequence ATGATGACAAAAGAGAGAATTATCTTTTCAACAAAGGTCTTAGAAATAGGTGCGGAATCTGCTGATTTTAAATCGATTGGCATGGCAGTATTATTTGGTGATGAAGCTCCAGACGCATTACGGCCTTCTTGCTTTATTATCGAAGTTGTCCCAATAAGTGAGCAAATCACAGCAGGAATGAAACTTGAAGTCGACAATCAAGTCTATCAAATTACAGCAGTTGGTGGCGAAGTCCAGACTAACCTTGGAAGATTAGGCCATACGGCTATTAGTTTTACGGGTGCAAAGGAGGCTAAATTGCCTGGGACGTTATATGTTGAGCAGGGCGATTATCCTGATTTTAAAGTCGGTAGCGTGGTACGGATTATAGCTGAATAA
- a CDS encoding PucR family transcriptional regulator, whose protein sequence is METQQLLSIYPQATISPRPSVAKNMVCVAIDAGKYICIDTTNLSNRELSLLELLTHTKSNATTGDAWSEFLTGRHTTAPQTTAKKLQLLQFRVRFTERHADRSQWLSAIADTFEHVLHRAFITADSGYLLLTESLTDTSADLASLLALIDNDFYTNTHLFIGSTHRSSQDLPTTFALEQQLFSQNQQDTIVTLSSSLLPFLVNQHQPELQALRNSLSLDSDNKQLIRALYHTQGNVRQAASKLFLHRNTLLYRIEKFERCNGLNLKNMDDLVYCYLLTLGQVINQVEK, encoded by the coding sequence ATGGAAACGCAACAACTATTATCAATTTATCCGCAAGCCACGATTTCTCCTCGACCCTCTGTGGCTAAAAATATGGTCTGTGTGGCTATTGATGCCGGCAAATACATTTGTATTGATACTACAAACCTGAGTAATCGCGAGTTGTCACTACTAGAATTATTAACCCATACTAAATCAAACGCGACAACTGGCGATGCATGGTCAGAATTTTTGACAGGCCGCCACACGACCGCCCCGCAGACGACCGCAAAAAAGTTACAACTACTACAATTTAGAGTACGCTTCACCGAACGACATGCCGACCGTTCGCAATGGTTGAGCGCTATCGCTGACACCTTCGAACACGTCTTACACCGCGCTTTTATCACCGCTGACTCTGGATATCTTTTGCTAACAGAGTCATTAACCGATACCAGTGCTGACTTAGCCAGTCTTTTAGCCCTTATTGACAATGATTTTTATACTAATACCCATTTATTCATTGGTAGCACACATAGGTCGAGCCAAGACCTACCAACCACCTTCGCTTTAGAACAACAATTATTCTCACAGAATCAGCAAGACACGATTGTCACCCTTAGTAGCAGTCTTTTACCCTTTTTAGTCAATCAGCACCAACCTGAACTGCAAGCCTTGCGCAATAGTCTCTCCCTGGATTCCGACAATAAGCAGCTAATCCGCGCGCTTTATCATACCCAGGGCAACGTCCGCCAAGCAGCTAGCAAGTTATTCCTACATCGTAATACTCTACTCTATCGAATCGAGAAGTTTGAACGTTGTAACGGTTTAAATCTTAAGAATATGGATGATCTTGTGTATTGCTATTTGCTGACATTGGGGCAAGTTATTAATCAAGTGGAGAAATGA
- a CDS encoding GntR family transcriptional regulator, with protein MAKYEILFKQLRLAILRGEYAPNDRLPSENAIAIKHGVSRITSKRALNELAAADLVYRVRGGGTFVKPHKSTTQRQILLVLPFPETTSFGDYPSGIQGTLAGTTWQLKLMANERFIQLNLDELASQYAGIIYYPQNLATELPILMRLYAQKMPLVVLDKQPAALAVPSVTSDNVAGGKIACEHLQSRGHHRIAFLPETPFWQTFTGTVSDRFLGYFNHLKLATSDAALPLRWAQALQACTTAVQLKAYIQAQRITAIIAENDVVALRALQRLQELTSNSDTSIALVGFDNLPAAARNNPALTTVVQDFAAIGAKAVEALLDQINNPEHLFDDQIVVGVKLMVRSSTNQY; from the coding sequence ATGGCTAAATACGAGATCTTATTTAAACAATTGCGACTAGCAATCTTACGTGGCGAGTATGCGCCTAACGATCGATTACCAAGCGAAAATGCAATTGCCATCAAGCATGGTGTTAGTCGTATCACGTCTAAGCGGGCATTGAACGAATTGGCCGCTGCCGACCTCGTTTATCGCGTTCGTGGTGGGGGAACCTTTGTTAAGCCTCACAAGAGTACTACTCAACGGCAAATCTTACTGGTACTGCCATTCCCAGAAACAACGTCCTTTGGGGACTATCCAAGTGGCATTCAAGGGACGCTAGCCGGTACGACTTGGCAGTTAAAATTGATGGCTAACGAGCGTTTTATCCAGCTTAACTTAGACGAACTAGCTTCTCAATACGCAGGTATTATCTATTATCCACAAAACTTAGCTACCGAGCTGCCAATCTTAATGCGGCTATACGCGCAAAAAATGCCACTAGTCGTCCTTGATAAACAACCGGCTGCACTTGCCGTTCCCAGCGTTACAAGTGATAACGTCGCTGGCGGTAAAATTGCCTGCGAACACTTACAAAGTCGTGGCCACCACCGAATTGCCTTCTTACCAGAGACGCCATTTTGGCAAACATTTACTGGTACTGTCAGTGATCGTTTTTTAGGCTACTTCAACCATCTAAAGCTAGCTACTAGCGATGCCGCATTGCCTTTACGTTGGGCGCAAGCCTTGCAGGCTTGTACGACGGCTGTTCAATTAAAAGCCTATATCCAAGCACAGAGAATCACCGCAATTATTGCAGAAAACGATGTTGTGGCCCTACGCGCGTTACAGCGACTTCAAGAACTTACTTCCAATAGCGATACCTCAATTGCACTGGTTGGATTCGACAATTTACCCGCAGCTGCCCGAAATAATCCCGCACTAACTACGGTTGTCCAAGACTTTGCTGCAATTGGCGCTAAAGCCGTCGAAGCACTACTCGATCAAATTAATAATCCTGAACATCTTTTTGATGATCAAATCGTTGTTGGCGTCAAGCTGATGGTCCGGTCATCCACTAATCAATATTAG
- a CDS encoding ABC transporter ATP-binding protein: protein MRKEMSSVTKRNTYNEDEELTSRFNWHDYARLGHYLRPYSWRLCFVLITILIGNIAIILGPYLMKIAIDTAIPNRNLPLIWALSGTFLISLVIAFLCFRYRIWAITEIGQSLLIDMRTDLFTHLQELPFAYFDSRPHGKILIRVVNYINTLSDLLANGLVNLISDIISVLVTLIFMFAINWQLTLDSLALIPVLVLWAYLIQKKQRQAFRKLSDKQSNLNAYIHESIAGIKVTQGFAQEANAIQTFDAVADDNRRAYMQAVKIQYALGPGVQNISTITTALIYFIGIQQLGVVVSTGTLIAFLGYINNFWNPVINIGNFYNSLITATAYLERIFETMDEKPQILDTPDVFNLPPIKGDVRFNNVSFRYEEAGPLTLHDISFHAQAGQTIALVGPTGAGKTTIINLLSRFYNVTTGNITIDNINLQQVTLDSLRQQMGVMQQETFIFSGTIMDNIRYGRLDATDDEVRSAAKIARADAFIQTLPAGYNTTVQEHGSSLSAGQRQLLAFARVLLADPRILILDEATAAIDTKTETLLQEGLNELLKGRTSFIVAHRLSTIQRADQILVINHGRIVEAGRHDQLMAMHGEYYRLYDSQYQMLQDQN, encoded by the coding sequence ATGCGAAAGGAGATGAGTAGTGTGACCAAGCGAAACACCTACAACGAAGACGAAGAACTTACCAGCCGCTTTAATTGGCACGACTACGCACGACTTGGCCACTATCTACGACCTTACTCGTGGCGATTGTGCTTTGTGTTAATCACTATTTTAATTGGCAACATCGCCATCATCTTGGGTCCCTATTTGATGAAAATCGCGATCGACACTGCGATTCCTAACCGTAATCTTCCATTGATCTGGGCATTAAGTGGCACATTTCTAATCAGCTTAGTCATCGCATTCCTGTGTTTTCGATATCGTATCTGGGCAATCACCGAGATTGGTCAAAGTTTACTAATTGATATGCGGACTGATCTATTCACCCATTTACAAGAGTTACCATTTGCTTATTTTGATTCTCGACCGCATGGTAAGATTCTGATCCGGGTGGTTAACTATATCAATACACTAAGTGATCTACTGGCAAATGGCTTAGTTAACCTCATATCTGATATTATCTCAGTCCTCGTCACGTTAATATTCATGTTTGCAATTAACTGGCAATTGACCCTTGATAGTCTCGCATTGATTCCAGTACTAGTTTTATGGGCTTACCTGATTCAAAAAAAGCAGCGTCAAGCCTTTCGCAAACTAAGCGATAAACAGTCCAATCTCAATGCTTATATCCATGAAAGCATTGCTGGAATCAAAGTGACGCAAGGTTTCGCCCAGGAGGCCAACGCGATCCAGACCTTTGATGCGGTTGCTGATGACAATCGGCGTGCCTATATGCAAGCTGTCAAAATTCAATACGCGCTCGGTCCAGGGGTGCAAAACATCTCAACAATTACAACTGCACTAATTTACTTTATCGGTATTCAGCAACTGGGGGTCGTTGTCAGTACTGGGACGCTAATTGCCTTTTTAGGGTACATCAATAATTTTTGGAACCCAGTGATTAACATCGGTAACTTCTATAATTCCTTAATTACTGCCACCGCATACTTGGAACGTATCTTCGAAACTATGGATGAAAAACCACAGATTCTCGATACCCCAGACGTCTTTAACTTGCCGCCCATTAAGGGAGACGTCCGCTTCAACAATGTCTCATTTCGCTATGAAGAAGCCGGCCCGTTGACATTACACGACATCTCGTTTCACGCCCAAGCCGGACAAACAATCGCTTTAGTTGGACCAACCGGCGCTGGCAAAACGACGATAATTAATCTATTGTCGCGCTTTTACAACGTCACAACTGGCAATATTACCATCGATAATATCAATTTGCAGCAAGTTACACTCGATTCACTGCGGCAACAGATGGGTGTCATGCAACAAGAAACATTCATCTTTTCGGGCACCATAATGGATAATATTCGTTACGGTCGACTTGACGCAACGGATGACGAAGTTCGTTCGGCCGCCAAAATTGCTCGCGCAGATGCTTTCATTCAAACATTGCCCGCTGGCTATAATACAACGGTTCAGGAGCATGGTAGCAGCTTATCAGCGGGGCAACGACAATTACTCGCCTTTGCCCGGGTTTTGCTAGCCGATCCGCGAATTCTTATTTTAGATGAAGCCACTGCCGCAATTGACACAAAAACTGAAACCTTGTTACAAGAAGGACTTAATGAATTATTAAAAGGACGAACTAGTTTTATCGTCGCACACCGCTTATCCACCATCCAACGAGCGGATCAGATACTTGTGATCAATCATGGCCGCATCGTCGAGGCCGGTCGTCATGATCAACTAATGGCAATGCACGGCGAATACTATCGTCTCTATGACTCTCAGTACCAAATGCTCCAAGATCAAAATTGA